The Roseomonas marmotae genomic sequence AAACAGATGTTATAATTCCCTTCAGTCTTAACTGCCTCAACGCCTCAACGCCTCAATGCCTCATTGCCTCATTGCCTCACTGCCTCACTGCCTCACTGCCTCACTGCCTCACTGCCTCACTGCCTCACTGCCTCACTGCCTCACTGCCTCACTGCCTCACTGCCTCACTGCCTCACTGCCTCACTGCCTCACTGCCTCACTGCCTCACCGCGTTAAGGCGTTAAGGCGTTAAGGCGTTATACACCAGCCAAACCGTTGATATTACGGTTGATTTCGCTCAGTCCAATTCTTGTACAAAACGCCTTGAAGCGAGTAGGAGTTGCTGCTAAGTTACTTTAAGGCCATGGTGCCCCATCGCTTTCAAGCAGGAAGGCATCCATGGCAACCATCTCCGTCGCGAGTGACAAAGGAGGCCCGGGGAAAACCACCACGGCCATCCTGATCGCATCCGAACTGGCCCTCGACGGCTACCGTGTCACGGTCCTCGACACCGACGTTAATCAGCAGGCCGCCGCATTCGGCCGGAAGGCCGAGATTGTCGGATTGACGGTGGTCGGCGACGTTCGAGAGGACAACATCCTGGCTGAGTTACGTAAGGCGGAGGCGGCGAGCGAGATCGTCATCGTCGATCTACCGGGCGGATCCTCCACGCTGGCGCTGAAGGCCATGCATCGCAGCCACTTTGTGCTCGTGCCGACGCAGGCGGCGCTGCCGGACGTGAAGGCGGCGATGAAGACCATCGCTCAGATCGACGACGCACAGGAACTGTCGCGCACGCCCATCGCACGCGCCATCATCTGGACCCGCGTCCTGCCAGGGTTCGAGAGCCGCGGCGCCCGGCACGTGCGCCAGTCGGTCGAAGCCGATGAGTCCCTGCCCATCCTGAAAGCGTCAATGATGGAGCGCGCCGCGTTCCGCGAGATCCACATCACGGGCAAGGTGCCCCGTCAGATCGACCCGGCCAGCGCGGCGTCTGCCAATGTCGCCGCCGTCACCGCCGAATTGCTCCAGCGTATCGCCCAGTTGGCCGAGGCCGCATGAACAAGCTTCCTCCGATCACCGACGAGATCCGCCAGGCCGGCAAGAAGCTGGACCTCAACCTGAAGCCGCGCCTGGAACTGGACGACGCCGCCATCGAGGCCAACTCACGCTCGATTGGAGAGCGCTACGGCTCAAACACGCAGATCTCGTCGGCCGACCCCGTGCGTCCGGCCGCTCGCCCTGCCGCCCCGCCACCCCCGGCGACGGCGCGACTCACTAGCGTGCGGTTCGACTGTCCCAACTACCTGGACAAGGAACTGGCGATCCGGGCGGCGGAGGAGGGAGTGACTAAGACGTACCTCATCCTCAAGGCGCTAGGCGAGGCCGGGTATCGGCTTGATCAGACCGACCTAGTCAAGGACCGGCGGCGCGTACGAAGGTAAGGCAACAGCGCCCAAAGGAATCATGTACAAGATGCCTTGTTACTTTTTATCCGTAAGGCAATTTTATTTTTAAGACTGGTGTGGGTGGACGCCTGTCGGCAGCCCGTCGGACCGGGCTGCCGGTGCCCGCATTGTCGTCGCGAAGAAGGACCAGCCGGTTCGACTGCGCAGGCGCGAGGCAATGGCAGGTCACCCGCGGCTCGATGGGGCCGACGTTGAGTTGGACGCCGAACCGCTGCCGAGGCTGCATAGTTCGCAGCACGCTCAGCTGATCCAGACCAGCCACCACGATCATGGCGCCGAAGGCACAGAAGCGGCAGAGCGGACAGATCGAACGGGGGGCCGGGGAGGGGAGGGGGCCGCGCTCTGCGGATCCAATCGGAAGCTATCCGGCGACAAGGCTTCTTCACAAGATTTTGGCGACAGCGCTAGCAGCAGGCGCTACCGCCACCACCGTCACCGGAGACGCCGACCGCTTCTCCAGAAACGAACGTATGGGACCTCAAGCGGCCCTCACCAGGCAGGTAGACGAGGTAGTGCACGAAGCCCGGAAGGCCAAAGAGTATCCCAACATCACCAGCAAGCCCATCATGGTGACCTCCGCAGATGCGCAAGGCGGGTTGAGCCTGACCTGCGTCTGCGCCTCGGCGGCTATGGCTGCCAAGTGTGGCGTTCGATCGACCCGGTCCGCGACAGCACGATAACCAACGATTATAGTTCCTGAGTCTAGCTGCGCTGACAGCTCAGCACAAAAGCTCGCAGGCCTTCCCATCCCAGAATCTCCCAGATCACCGCCGGCAACCCAGGGGTCATGGCAGCACGCCCTTTGTCGAGCTCCGCTGGGACTCCCCCCCGCGGGTCGCACTGATTGGCCTGCAATTCCTGCTTTGCCGGAGCCGCGTTAGCCGGCCCGCAACACGCCAGCGGCACGCAGCAACCGCTCGTATTCCTTGCCCTCTTGCCTGATCGTGGCGTCCACTTCCTCCGGCGTCCGCGCGTCGGGCTCGATCCCAAGATCGGCGAGGCGGCGAAGCACCTCCGGCTCCCTGGAGATGGTCAGCATGTGGCCCGACAGCAGGGAGACGACCTGCGGCGGCGTGCCGGCCGGGGCGAACATGCCGTTCCAGGTGGTGAAGATGGCGCCGGGAAAGGTCTCGGCGATGGTCGGCACGTCCGGAAGCTGTGGAACCCGATGCGCGCCGGTGAGCGCTATCGCCTTCACCGCGCCGGACTGAACAAGCTGCAGCATGTCCGCCGGCGAACCGAAATGCGCATGCACTCGGCCACTCACTAAGTCAGCAACGATTTGCGGTACGCCAGGATAGGGAACGATCGTCAGCTCGATCCCCGCAGCTGTCGCCAGGGTAAATGGCGCCAGGTGGCTGGAGGTGCCGAGGCTGGAGGATGCCGTGTTCAACCGCCCAGGATTGGCCCGTGCCCATGCCACCAGCTCCGGCAGCGTGGAGGGTGGGAACTCCTTGTTGACCACCAGCAGGATGCCGTTGCTGCCGACGATATTGACACCCATGAAGTCGCGCAGGGGATCGTAGGAGACGGATTGCATCTTCGGCGTGGCAGAGAACACGCCCGGTCCGGCAAAGAGCATCGTGTGCCCGTCACGCGCGCGGAGGACCGCCTCCGCGCCCAGCACGGCGTTTCCGCCCGGCCGGTTTTCCACCGGGAAGGGCTGGCTCAGAACGGCCGAGAGGCGGGCGCAGAACAGGCGGCAGAGCGTGTCCGTCGCTCCCCCCGCGCCATAGGGAACGATGACGCGGACCGGTCTCGACGGCCAGCCGCCCGTCTGCGCAAACGCTGGCGATGCCGCAGCCACGGCGGCCGCGAAGCCCAGAGCCCTTCGTGTGATCATTCTCTCGTTCTCCATCGAGCAGCAGACACAGAACCGCCACCGCGGCAGGGCGCCGAGGGCGTCAAACAAGGCCGCACTGCGCGATCGGCCACCCGCATCCCGTGCCGCCGCGTACTGAAGTCGCTCGTCTCCTCCACCCTCGCGCGGCCAGCTCCTGCCCGGGATGCACGGCGTCCGTCTGCCGAAGGCCCTGGCCTCAGCCTGCCTGGATGACGTTCTCGCCGCTCTTACTGAGAGAGGCCGCGCGCGGCCTCTGTGGTAAGCGGCGATATGGATCACCGCTATCGGCCTACGCTGCCGGTCATGTACGACGGCGGCAAGCATGATTTCGTCCAGCAGCCCTTCTTCCAGTGCCAGCGCGCAGCCATCCTGCCGCGCTGTGGCCCCTTTTGCCCGCAAGGTCGGCAGGTCGGTGATTGTCTTCGGCGTCGGCGGCCGGGGCCCGCTCCGCGCGAGAATGCTCTCCACCTCCTCGTCGGGCATGAGCGCCATCATGGCCCGCCCTCCGACGAACTGGCCAATAAAATGCGCCGGCCGACGAGGGTAGCGAAGAAGCTCTTCCATTCGCTCTGGAGCTGGGTGGCATAGATGATCGGCAGGTTGTCTAGGTAGGGGACTCATTCAGATCCACTCTGTGACGGCGGCGATCAGCGCGAGTGAGGCCAGGTAGTTCTGGGCCAGGCGGTCGTAGCGGGTGGCGACGCGCCGCCAGTTCTTGAGGCGGCAGAACAGGCGCTCGATCTGGTTGCGGCGCCGATAGGCCTGGCGGTCGAGTGGGTAGGGCCTGGTGCGGGTCGCGGTGGAAGGGATGACGGCCTTGATGCGGCGCTCCTTGAGCCAGCGCCGCAGGCTTTCGGCGTCATAAGCCTTGTCTGCGATGAGGCACTTCGGTGCGGCCACGGCCCCGAGCAGTGGCAGCGCCATGCTGATGTCGGCGGTGTTGCCCGGCGTCAGCGCGAAAGCGACCGGTCGGCCGCGATCATCGGCCAGACAATGGATTTTCGAGGTGCGGCCGCCGCGCGAGCGGCCAACCGCCTGCGTCCACTCCCCCCTTTTCCACCCGCGGCCGAGCGGTGCGCCTTCACGTGGGAGCTGTCCAAGCTGAGTTCCTGAGGTATCTCGCCGGAGGCGGCCATCTTCGCGAACAGGCGCTGCCACAGACCACGTCCGGACCACCTGTTGAA encodes the following:
- a CDS encoding ParA family protein, whose amino-acid sequence is MATISVASDKGGPGKTTTAILIASELALDGYRVTVLDTDVNQQAAAFGRKAEIVGLTVVGDVREDNILAELRKAEAASEIVIVDLPGGSSTLALKAMHRSHFVLVPTQAALPDVKAAMKTIAQIDDAQELSRTPIARAIIWTRVLPGFESRGARHVRQSVEADESLPILKASMMERAAFREIHITGKVPRQIDPASAASANVAAVTAELLQRIAQLAEAA
- a CDS encoding tripartite tricarboxylate transporter substrate-binding protein: MSPLPRQPADHLCHPAPERMEELLRYPRRPAHFIGQFVGGRAMMALMPDEEVESILARSGPRPPTPKTITDLPTLRAKGATARQDGCALALEEGLLDEIMLAAVVHDRQRRPIAVIHIAAYHRGRARPLSVRAARTSSRQAEARAFGRRTPCIPGRSWPREGGGDERLQYAAARDAGGRSRSAALFDALGALPRWRFCVCCSMENERMITRRALGFAAAVAAASPAFAQTGGWPSRPVRVIVPYGAGGATDTLCRLFCARLSAVLSQPFPVENRPGGNAVLGAEAVLRARDGHTMLFAGPGVFSATPKMQSVSYDPLRDFMGVNIVGSNGILLVVNKEFPPSTLPELVAWARANPGRLNTASSSLGTSSHLAPFTLATAAGIELTIVPYPGVPQIVADLVSGRVHAHFGSPADMLQLVQSGAVKAIALTGAHRVPQLPDVPTIAETFPGAIFTTWNGMFAPAGTPPQVVSLLSGHMLTISREPEVLRRLADLGIEPDARTPEEVDATIRQEGKEYERLLRAAGVLRAG
- a CDS encoding IS5 family transposase (programmed frameshift), with protein sequence MARLFWLSDEAWAAIEPHLPRGRPGKPRVDDRRVISGILHVLKTGCRWRDVPAAYGPPTTIYNRFNRWSGRGLWQRLFAKMAASGEIPQELSLDSSHVKAHRSAAGGKGGSGTQAVGRSRGGRTSKIHCLADDRGRPVAFALTPGNTADISMALPLLGAVAAPKCLIADKAYDAESLRRWLKERRIKAVIPSTATRTRPYPLDRQAYRRRNQIERLFCRLKNWRRVATRYDRLAQNYLASLALIAAVTEWI